The window AGATTACAATCTGCTTGGAGAAGGCTAGATAGTGCTAACAAACAACTGCTTTTACTTACTGCTTTTAGAGCGCTATATACTACTTGAGAAGATTATGACctgcttggagaagactaaatactgctgggaGAGGCTATATTATCTGCTTGGAAAGACAAGATACTGTTTCCAACAAACAATTAACTAGTTTCAGAATgctaaatattgttggaaaGACTAGATCCAGAATACTATATACTGCTGCCAAAACACAGAACGTCACAAAACGCGACGTCATATCGAAACTTTAATGTGTTTTTTTGGTATGttctacacttttccgcattttctttctatttttaacgtgttttttgtgtcacttcacattgattaaaaaaaatcgtcgatttttaagctacatgatgattcttgaatttttcttttatttctttttttaataacaggAATAACGTCTCATATAAAATCGTACGTGCCTCAAATGGGGACGCTTGGGTTCAAGGATCCGATGGTAAAATGTACTCTCCAAGTCAAATCGGGGcttttgtgttaattaaaatgaaagaaaccgccgaacaatatttaaacacaaaagttaaaaatgcTGTTGTCACTGTTCCGGCCTACTTCAACGATTCCCAACGTCAAGCCACAAAAGACGCCGGTCAAATTGCCGGCTTAAACGTTTTAAGAGTCATTAATGAACCTACAGCTGCTGCTTTAGCTTACGGGATGGACAAAAcagaagataaaattattgcTGTTTATGATTTGGGTGGTGGAACTTTTGATATCTCCGTCTTGGAAATACAAAAGGGTGTTTTTGAAGTAAAATCAACCAACGGCGACACTTTCTTAGGTGGTGAAGACTTTGATAACGTTTTGGTCAATCATTTAGTTTCCGAATTTAAACGCGAACAAGGTATTGATATCACTAAAGACCCCATGGCGATGCAACGTTTGAAGGAAGCATcagaaaaagcaaaaattgAACTTTCTTCATCACTTCAAACTGATATTAACTTGCCATATTTAACAATGGATGCCTCCGGGCCTAAACacatgaatttaaaattgactCGTTCGAAATTTGAGAGTTTAGTAGGTGATTTGATCAAAAAGACAATTCAACCATGTCAAAAAGCAATTAAAGATGCTGAAATTTCAAAGTCCGAGGTTGGTGAAGTATTATTGGTCGGTGGAATGACCAGAATGCCAAAAGTACAAAGTACCGTTCAAgatatttttggaaaacaaCCAAGTCGTGCGGTTAATCCAGACGAAGCTGTAGCCGTTGGAGCTGCCGTTCAAGGCGGTGTTCTAGCTGGAGATGTTACCGATGTTCTATTACTTGATGTAACCCCACTTTCTCTTGGCATTGAAACCCTTGGCGGAGTATTTACACGATTAATCTCTCGAAACACAACAATTCCAACTAAAAAGAGCCAAGTTTTCTCAACAGCAGCCGATGGACAAACTCAAGTTGAAATTAAAGTCCATCAAGGTGAACGTGAAATGGCAGGCGATAATAAACTTTTGGGACAATTCACCCTTGTTGGAATTCCTCCAGCACCACGTGGTGTCCCTCAAATTGAGGTTACCTTCGATATCGACGCTAATGGTATCGTACACGTTTCCGCAAGAGATAAGGGAACTGGGAAGGAACAACAAATTGTTATTCAATCATCTGGAGGACTTAGCAaagatgaaattgaaaatatggtTAAAAATGCCGAACAATATGCAAAGGCTGATAAAGTTAAAAGAGATAGAGTTGAAGCTATTAATCAAGCAGAGGGAATTGTGCATGATACCGAAACGAAAATGGAAGAGTTTAAAGATCAGTTACCTAAAGAAGAggtaaatttataattttatacacatcttcgtttttttgtaattattttatttttttagtgtgATAAATTGAAAGAAGAAACTGCAAAAGTAAGAGAACTATTAGCTAAAAAAGATGATGTCGATCCGGAAGAAATTCGTAAGACAACTAGCGCCCTTCAACAACAATcacttaaattatttgaaatggCTTATAAAAAGGTAacgaaaaacataaatttttaatatttttcattaatttttttttgttatatagaTGGCTTCTGAAAGAGAAGGCGCCAGCGgacaacaacaacaaagtTCAACAGAGCAACAAAGTGCAGAAGACCAAAAGGCTaaaaaagaagagaaaaaTTAGAGTTCCGTTTcgtttgtataaaaataaccaaattaaataatttttttttataaataaagttcgAATTGTGATGGACGTTGTCGCCTTGTGGATCTGTAGGTACgggtttttattaaaagtgtaCCACTGTGGAAATGAAAGGTGGTATGGTGGGGTAGCTAATAATAAAAGCAGTGCATAAAATGTGGCCACCTTTttgtactattttttattagttttttctttgttcgGAAGGTGCATGATGAACTGATTGATATgtttattcaatattttttgtttcgtcAAACACAGTGCCCCGCGATTGATTACCGactgataataaaaattttctttcagtgttgtttatagtttgtatttgtattattCAATTGGATTTGAATGAACTTTTTGTTTCTTTAGTTACGTAATAAATGAATGTTTATAATAgaacttgtttaatttttatattacttACATTTTGCGGTACTTTTTCCTCCACATTGATTGTTAACACCAGGTCGTTTTGAATAAAATCCCTCGTCATCTATGGAAGAACTTATTTCTGATGTTATGTTCATAACCTAAGCATTAGAACCGACGTTTAAAGTACAAAGAAATAAGTTCGAAAATCTAATAACATACAGGATGTGTCAAATGTCCCGAATATAATAAATTCGCTAAATcctctttaaaaaaaacatgcatcccatttaaaataacaatgttggttgccatagcaacgaatcaaaaaacaatgtaaacaaccaaatatcgccaaaaaatgcgccacaattaatcaaaacatttttatctcaaatatttttctttaaaacctcatatggcgaagttattggctatattccagacatttgacacaccctgtataatccaTTTTcctagtttttttatttacttaccttgggaaatgcaaaattaattgagaAGCCCTGGATATTCCGGGAGATCTAGGATAATACTATAGGAGTAGCCTGGAACTACAAGGAGTTTATAAGATGGAATGTTAATGTCAGTAAAGGTGTTATCTTATCTGCTAACATCGAAGAAAATCAGTCTTCTTCATGGTTGGTACCAGGTTCTTCATCAACTTGTATCTCACCCACAAgtgatttcgaaaattttctttatatagaAAAGTCGCATCGTTAAATTTTCAGGGGTTGTCACGTTTGCAGTTCTTCGTCAGGTATCATCTTTATCGCGCAACTTGTTGAACATTTTACATTTCCTATTTAAATGTTCTCGCTTTCCTTGCAGAGTTTGGCGGCTTCTTAGATATAAATTCACTTCTTCAAAAATTCACGTTTTTTTCATAGATTAAATATAAGATAAGCAAAACAAAGCACATCTTACTTTGCTTTGCAACCCATCCtgtattagtttttttttttattattttgtatatatttaaatagttGTATGTAAATCATATTGTTcatgcaataattttttatgaaggatttaaatgaattaaaaaatttaaataacataaaatacaTTTGCATTAAACGATACACATATAAATATCTacaaatacataataaaataagtaaaatacAACATCGCTTTTATTTACGTTAAAAATCCGGAGACGTTGAGCTCTCTATATCAGAAATTTTTGAGCACTTAAAACGCGTgcagaataaatttttttttatatagtataatttatataattatttcctttttaaaaacgttaaaactgtaatttatttatttatatttttttgttttaggcCTATATCTtgcatttttcataaaaaaattatgttaacgCTTCGTTGCCGAAATGGACGATTTaaaaaagccgttttaaaaagaaatatgttaCGTATCTTTTTGTGCGAtgagaaattaataaaataaactccaCTCTGCCTGATATGATTCAAAATAAGGCCATGAGTACAtctgataaaatttaatttaattcttttttggaATTAACCAGATGTAAACTTAGTTCTTGGCACTGCAAATACTGAAATCGGCAGGGAATGtggtatttaataaatttattttcgcgAATGGCActccatatatttttttaattatatttttattgagcatGTAATAATTCTAAGATTTGAACGCAGTCGACTGGAAAAAATCCATtctgaaaaaaaattcatcaaattttattaaaaaaaaaaaaataaaacaacttacTTTAGTTCTTCCATTTGTATGTGAACTCCCCATCCACCAACCATCCCTATAACCTTCTTGTCTATAAACAATCACTTCTTGGCCAGCTCTCAAAGACATTTGTTTCTCATCCCTCGCTTCATAATCTCTCAAAGCAACCGCTcgcatatttttaaaagcatATTCTAATTTAGTACTTTCTTGTAACctttcaaagctttcttttaaactgtgtaattgataattcccaattaattcttctaaggaattaaaatatttagcgCTTGATAGAAAATATTTAGGGCAAACATTATCCACCGTTGCACATATTTTCATATGTTTAACTGTGTTATCAGTTTTTAAACTTAACGCATATTTAACATTATCGTCACTTTCTGAACGTAGCCTAACCAAAAATGTACCATTAGCTCTAGCTTGGAGTCTCGCAGAAGCAGTTTGACGATCCATTTCACCAACAAACCACAATTTCTCTTTCAATTTTTCGTTAGGGTCGTTAATGTTTGGTACGGTTGGGGTTAAAGCGGGTCGAGCGGCGGTTAATGGAGGTGGAGTTCCACATTTTCCAACGGTTCGAATACAATCGCGATGAACGGCCGAGCCACACTCTTTACAAAAATAACCTTGGAAGAGGAGACCTTTTAAGTATTTTGCGCAAACCCAGCAAAGTGTCGGTTTATCAAACGtatacatttcaaatttgtgAGTTTTATTTGCGAATTCAGGCAATTTTAAGTTAtctctaaaaaattaaatattagaaattaatatGAATCCATTaaaatatagtaaaacctcgatataacggatgagggaattaacactagcattagaactaactctagaactagaaacattcgggtttagcagtcttaaaagacgcaaaGTTAGTTTTCTCATCCAttatattgaggttttactatattttgtcccaatttattaatattacttaCATACATTCCCTTAAAGCTTTAACCATTTGttcttttaattgaattgttcGAACGCTACAAGTATAAGCAGTcgaataaatgtttttaaataaaatccattGGTAACCCCATCGAGCATTTTGATTCAAAATGGCACGATTGTTACACTCTTGTATCTCCATTTCGTTTAAAGACATAATATCGCGATAGGTAAATTTCCCATCTTTTTGCgctttacataaaattacgtatttttggaaaataaatacatatctCGTTCTTATTTTCCCATCATCGTGcggttttatctttaattccCCGTCTTTAACCAATTTCCCGCATTGTTCTAAACCAATCGGTGCATCCCAATTCGTTATATTCTCTCTAATTTGTCTTATAACACTTTTTAATTCAGTATCGCGCGAATATTCGTTTATGTAGCCATTTACATCGATCATACACTCTCTCGCACTTTTTAAGTCCTTGTATTCTTCGTGTTTTGGATCGGTGTATTCTACTAATTTTTCTAGTAAAAggtgatattttaaaactcGTTGCATTGGTACTGAAAGGACGTCCCTCAATTTAAAACGACCATTATTAACTTGCTTCTCTAATTCTTCAACTTTCACCCCAATTTCTGGGTGTTTTTCGCATTGATCCTGAAGTACTGCGTAAGCATTTGATAAATTTGCGCAATATTCACCATAAACTAAGAACGATTCTCGCATATTTATGAATATGTGGCTTAATTTAACCGAACCTAATTTTCCGAGTTGATCTAAAAACATTTCGTGGGTTTCGCAaagttcctaaaaataaataaataaattaattgattaattcgtATTCTAATTAAATGATTCTTACgcgtattttataaaaaattgtttctaaaaCATCCGGAGTCATTGTGTTTcgaagttttaaataaaaatttttgtagagTTTTGTTAAAACTTCAACGTAATTTCTTTCGGTGTCTATTAGTTCTTTGATGACGTGATCACGTTTTTCACAAGGTTCATCAATTGAttgcttcaaaaaaaaaattggttaatttaagtgttattatttaatgttattttaaaaatgcaagcaaaataataacataaagaAAGAACTTACAGCTTTTGGTAATTTATCATGCACAAAAGATTGATAAGTATTTTCAAAGTCTTGTTCTATAATTGGACTGTATATATCATTAAGTGCATCATATTTAGGCGGTTCTCTAATggtaacaaaaagaaataaaaataaaataaaaattgatttataaatatagtGCAATGTTTCTCTaaggtaaattaataaaatagaatttttattattttataattttgtgctACACTTTTTAATGGATCGATTTTTGCATTCAACGTTTTGATCTATAACATTAATGTTGTGCCAGGTGTCTCAATAAGAGTACAGAGTGGCTGTATATCGAGCtgtttcaaacaagaccaaaaatatttaaattggtTGAATGATCCAGGAGATGATGTTTTgatgaaatcaattttaaaaaagccATCCTTACTTTGGATAACTGCTAAGCACATCTACCACTAAACTGTATTTCTCTTGGTCTTACCATTATTGAGATACAACTGTTCCATACTCTCATCGGGACACCAAGTAcacatattgtttttagtCATATTAGCCGATGAAAATTAATGCATAATAAAGCAAACGTTGCATAAAATTAGATTGTATTAgcacaaaattaataataaaaattagatttttttacttGAGGATCTAAGAAAAAACGCAGATATAACAAAAAGTAACATTCAAAAAGGTTTTTTGGTGCAAACCTCATCACTTAAACGCGTAAATGTCACGTAACATAAATCATCGTAAACCTCTTCATCTCTATCTCCCATTTGGGGGCAACGAATTTGAAATTGTAGCCAACTTGGACCCAATACGTTTACATTAGGAGATCTAATTTCGCTAATTCTTCAAAAAccgtattttttttaattacaaatgtttttttaaggaaatttattaaactaaaaaacttaCTTGGATTGTAGACATTGATAGATCTCTTCTTCCTCCCGTGATTTACTGTTTTTCGCATGAAATCCTCtgcaataacaaaaaaattaaaaaaaaaaacatttttcagaTAACTTAAAATACTTACACAATTGTTTTTGAGACTTTATGTGATAaagataattttgataaagtaCATAAAACTTTATGGAAATTATATAAATCGAATAACATGGTATCTTCGAATAAATCATGATCGGAAATGAGAAAACTGTTTTTGCAAGCATTTAAAAATAGTCCAATGTTTCTCAaacacaaaaactaaaa of the Onthophagus taurus isolate NC chromosome 10, IU_Otau_3.0, whole genome shotgun sequence genome contains:
- the LOC111428537 gene encoding protein vav isoform X2 → MATACVSNDEFWKECTDWLIRWGILRPDHQANLPDANIGDLANTLRDGVILCKLLNKIDPQCIDMKLVNLKPAFARFLCLRNIGLFLNACKNSFLISDHDLFEDTMLFDLYNFHKVLCTLSKLSLSHKVSKTIVGFHAKNSKSREEEEIYQCLQSKEPPKYDALNDIYSPIIEQDFENTYQSFVHDKLPKAQSIDEPCEKRDHVIKELIDTERNYVEVLTKLYKNFYLKLRNTMTPDVLETIFYKIRELCETHEMFLDQLGKLGSVKLSHIFINMRESFLVYGEYCANLSNAYAVLQDQCEKHPEIGVKVEELEKQVNNGRFKLRDVLSVPMQRVLKYHLLLEKLVEYTDPKHEEYKDLKSARECMIDVNGYINEYSRDTELKSVIRQIRENITNWDAPIGLEQCGKLVKDGELKIKPHDDGKIRTRYVFIFQKYVILCKAQKDGKFTYRDIMSLNEMEIQECNNRAILNQNARWGYQWILFKNIYSTAYTCSVRTIQLKEQMVKALRECIDNLKLPEFANKTHKFEMYTFDKPTLCWVCAKYLKGLLFQGYFCKECGSAVHRDCIRTVGKCGTPPPLTAARPALTPTVPNINDPNEKLKEKLWFVGEMDRQTASARLQARANGTFLVRLRSESDDNVKYALSLKTDNTVKHMKICATVDNVCPKYFLSSAKYFNSLEELIGNYQLHSLKESFERLQESTKLEYAFKNMRAVALRDYEARDEKQMSLRAGQEVIVYRQEGYRDGWWMGSSHTNGRTKNGFFPVDCVQILELLHAQ
- the LOC111428538 gene encoding heat shock 70 kDa protein cognate 5, encoding MLTAARVLGRRAIDCAKLGAEAHQRRNYSHILKNANAAVFYPRYDQLRNKSEGVKGAVIGIDLGTTNSCVAVMEGKQAKVIENSEGSRTTPSIVAFTKDSERLVGMPAKRQAVTNSSNTFYATKRLIGRRFEDPEVKKDMNNVSYKIVRASNGDAWVQGSDGKMYSPSQIGAFVLIKMKETAEQYLNTKVKNAVVTVPAYFNDSQRQATKDAGQIAGLNVLRVINEPTAAALAYGMDKTEDKIIAVYDLGGGTFDISVLEIQKGVFEVKSTNGDTFLGGEDFDNVLVNHLVSEFKREQGIDITKDPMAMQRLKEASEKAKIELSSSLQTDINLPYLTMDASGPKHMNLKLTRSKFESLVGDLIKKTIQPCQKAIKDAEISKSEVGEVLLVGGMTRMPKVQSTVQDIFGKQPSRAVNPDEAVAVGAAVQGGVLAGDVTDVLLLDVTPLSLGIETLGGVFTRLISRNTTIPTKKSQVFSTAADGQTQVEIKVHQGEREMAGDNKLLGQFTLVGIPPAPRGVPQIEVTFDIDANGIVHVSARDKGTGKEQQIVIQSSGGLSKDEIENMVKNAEQYAKADKVKRDRVEAINQAEGIVHDTETKMEEFKDQLPKEECDKLKEETAKVRELLAKKDDVDPEEIRKTTSALQQQSLKLFEMAYKKMASEREGASGQQQQSSTEQQSAEDQKAKKEEKN
- the LOC111428537 gene encoding protein vav isoform X1, with protein sequence MATACVSNDEFWKECTDWLIRWGILRPDHQANLPDANIGDLANTLRDGVILCKLLNKIDPQCIDMKLVNLKPAFARFLCLRNIGLFLNACKNSFLISDHDLFEDTMLFDLYNFHKVLCTLSKLSLSHKVSKTIVGFHAKNSKSREEEEIYQCLQSKISEIRSPNVNVLGPSWLQFQIRCPQMGDRDEEVYDDLCYVTFTRLSDEQSIDEPCEKRDHVIKELIDTERNYVEVLTKLYKNFYLKLRNTMTPDVLETIFYKIRELCETHEMFLDQLGKLGSVKLSHIFINMRESFLVYGEYCANLSNAYAVLQDQCEKHPEIGVKVEELEKQVNNGRFKLRDVLSVPMQRVLKYHLLLEKLVEYTDPKHEEYKDLKSARECMIDVNGYINEYSRDTELKSVIRQIRENITNWDAPIGLEQCGKLVKDGELKIKPHDDGKIRTRYVFIFQKYVILCKAQKDGKFTYRDIMSLNEMEIQECNNRAILNQNARWGYQWILFKNIYSTAYTCSVRTIQLKEQMVKALRECIDNLKLPEFANKTHKFEMYTFDKPTLCWVCAKYLKGLLFQGYFCKECGSAVHRDCIRTVGKCGTPPPLTAARPALTPTVPNINDPNEKLKEKLWFVGEMDRQTASARLQARANGTFLVRLRSESDDNVKYALSLKTDNTVKHMKICATVDNVCPKYFLSSAKYFNSLEELIGNYQLHSLKESFERLQESTKLEYAFKNMRAVALRDYEARDEKQMSLRAGQEVIVYRQEGYRDGWWMGSSHTNGRTKNGFFPVDCVQILELLHAQ